A segment of the Nitrosopumilus sp. genome:
GGTAACTAGTTCTCTGGCAACTGTCTTTGTCATTACTCAAATAGTGCTTGGTGCAATGGTGATTGATCTAAAACTGCATGCAGTATTGGTTGCAGTTCATCTTGGAATTGGAATATTGCTGTTCTCTATGGTGCTATTGACCACCGTATTTGCATTCAGAGTCGCTAGAATTTCTGCGACTTCTAAGGCTTAGATTTTTTAAAAAATCCTGGCAGATAAATATACACTATCACTCCCGCAAAAACCAAAGCACCTGTAATTATTGCTCCAAAGAAAATAAATCCAAACGGATTCTGAGTTCCCATGTTGAATGTATAAGTAAGAACATCATCGGTTCCGCCCATATCGTACAAGTCAATTTTTACAATATGATTTCCAAGATTCTTCCATACAAAATCAAAGTCCCAATGCCCACTTTCAATTACAGTCGGTGGTACGGCATTTACTTGCTGCTCATTGTAGAAAATTCTAATCCCCATTGTGAATTTGTCTACTTCCTCAAAATTTTCATCAGTCACTCTGACCAAAAATTGAGATGGTTCATTTATCTGTGGAAATTCAGGCGTAGTGGCCACTTGAACTCTGTATCCGCCATAAAATTCCTCGGCAGAGTTAAACATGGAATGGGCATATGCTGAGTCAAATCCCACATATCCTGAAAGGATCAAACCAAGAATCAGAAAATATGATCGCTTTGTATTCATAAAATATACTAAAAACTTGATGAATATATTACAAGTTAATTCTATTACGAAAATCTTCAAAACCTTTAAATCCTTATTGCCAAGAAACTCAATCGTTGACTCTCGTAACAAAATCAATCGATATTAAAACACCTGTAGACAGTGTATTCACCTACTTTGCAAGACCAGAACATGTTTCTGACCAAATCAAAAATGATGCGGTAGGGATGACAGTGGTTCCAATGGATATCAAAGAAGGAATGGGTGTAGGTACAACATTTAGAATTATCGGTGACTTTAGCGGTAAACGCTTAGAGTGGGATTGTGAGACAATTGAGTTCATTAGAAATGAAAAAATTTCTGCAAAACAAATTGAAGGTCCATTCAAGAGATGGACAATCATCAACGAATTCAAGGCATTGGGTAATAATCTCACCAGAGTAACCATGTCCGTAGACTATGAAATGCCATTTGGTCCCCTGGGAGCAATTTTGGACAAGGCCAAGTTTGCAAAATCTGCTGAAAAAGGAATGGAAACTGCTCTATACAACGTTAGAGGACTACTTGAAGGCAATGGCTCAATTCCAGTGTATATCACACTAGATGCATACCAAAAACTTCTAGCCGAAAAGAAAAAAATGAATGATGTTCCAGTTTCGACTGCACTTACAGCAATTATTGAAAAGTACAACGAAATTGAAGCAAAAGCACAAAACTAAATTTTTATTATTTTAAAATCTTAAGATTAATAACAACTCTAGGCTTTTCATTTTTGGTGGGTCTATGGCGCAGCCAGGTAGCGCACCGGACTCTTAATCCGGTTGTCAAGGGTCCGAATCCCTTTAGACCCGCTCTTTACTTCATCCCTGATTCAGACGTCACAAAAGCTCTGAAAAGTCATTGTAGGAATACAGAGTTTTAGGTATGTCATGTACATCGTCTAAAGTTTTTTCATACAATGAAAAGAAAAAATTCAATTCCTATATTCAAAGAATTGCATATGGAAAACTCTGATGATTTTTTGGAGTGTTAGTGTTATGAAATATTTATGCCATAGATGAAAATCACAGTTTTTTTAGTAAAGTGAACTTTGGTTTGTCTGGTTCTATGTCCTCATGCATTTCTACATCGCTTACGAATCTTACCTTGTAGTCTAACCATCTGTTTTTCATGTTGCGAAATTTTTGGTTATCGTCAATTTGTTTTTCTGTTTTTTCAAATTTTTCACAATTCATGATATATTTTCCAGAAACTCTGTATATTTCAGAAATTCCTTTTTTTAACGTCTCATCGTCAAGGTAATTCATTAGTCCATGCGTAAATACAAAATCCATTGAAGAGTCTTCAAATGGAAGTTCTGTAATGGATCCTTTCTTAAAATCTGCAATTGGCATTTTTTCTTTTGCTATATCTAACGCATGATCATTTAGATCGACTCCATGTATTTCAAATGCGTCCGAAAATAGTCTTAGATCGATTCCTGTTCCGCACCCGATCTCCAATATACTAGTACATCTCAAGGATGTGGCCAAGTCTCTTGTAAATTTTGCAAACTCTTCATTGTATCTTGATTCGTTTTCATCTGAGTATTTATCCCAAAATTCTTTATCATAATTCATGGAGTTTTCTCAAACAAAGCTGTATTTGTTATTAATTGTCTAATGATGACATTTGCATGAAACAAGTTTCGTATCAAATGTGCAATCATGCGGCCCGTCGGATTTTCCTTGCATCGGAATTTCTTTCATGCAGTCATCATGACGTCCTTTTCTACAAAACCAACATATTTCAGGCGTATTCCCTGTCGCACATGAATCCATAACCGTATACTGATCCTTTCTCTGGGTAAAAAACTTCATGCAGTCAAATGTATGTCAGCCATGGCAAAAATCTTTCGTCTTTGCCCATGATTACGTCTGTAAATGATTTTTGTATCTCTTTGGTAATTCCTCCCATCTTACCATTTCCAATTTTGACCTTGTCAATCTGAGTAACTGATTTTACTTCTGCCGCAGTACCTGTCATGAAGATTTCATCTGCCGCATAGAGATCATCTCGTTCTAAATTACGTTCAACGACAAATCCGCTATTCTCTTCAATGATCTGAATGATGCTGTCTCTGGTGATCCCTTCTAAACATCCTGCTGAAAGTGGAGGTGTCTGAATTATGTCATCCTTTACAACAAATATGTTTTCTGCACTGCCTTCAGCAACTTTTCCATGTGAATTCAGCATAATTGCCTCGTCATATCCGTTTTCTAATGCTTCCATTCTTGCAAGTGCCGCGTTTGCATAGTTTGATGCGGCTTTTGCTTGCATTGGTTGAAATCTTGAATCTATTTTTATCCAGCTTGAGATTTTACATTTTGCTCCTGAAAATTTTCCGGCTTTTGACTCGCCCATCTTCCATTCCCAACATGCGATTGATACATCCACTTTGTTCTGAGTCGGAGTTAGTCCCATTGTGCCATAACCATAATATGCCAACGGCCTGATGTATGACTCTTTGAGTCCTCCTGCTTTTACGGTTTTTATGATTCCCTCTGAAATTGCTTTTTTTGAGAACTGCATCTTCATAGAGTACAGCTTTGCTGATTTGAAAAATCTGTCAACATGTTCTGGCAATCTAAAAATTGCCGAACCGTT
Coding sequences within it:
- a CDS encoding SRPBCC family protein — encoded protein: MTLVTKSIDIKTPVDSVFTYFARPEHVSDQIKNDAVGMTVVPMDIKEGMGVGTTFRIIGDFSGKRLEWDCETIEFIRNEKISAKQIEGPFKRWTIINEFKALGNNLTRVTMSVDYEMPFGPLGAILDKAKFAKSAEKGMETALYNVRGLLEGNGSIPVYITLDAYQKLLAEKKKMNDVPVSTALTAIIEKYNEIEAKAQN
- a CDS encoding methyltransferase domain-containing protein, whose protein sequence is MNYDKEFWDKYSDENESRYNEEFAKFTRDLATSLRCTSILEIGCGTGIDLRLFSDAFEIHGVDLNDHALDIAKEKMPIADFKKGSITELPFEDSSMDFVFTHGLMNYLDDETLKKGISEIYRVSGKYIMNCEKFEKTEKQIDDNQKFRNMKNRWLDYKVRFVSDVEMHEDIEPDKPKFTLLKKL
- a CDS encoding branched-chain amino acid transaminase gives rise to the protein MKETGKIWMNGKLVPFKDAKVHVLTHALHYSTSIFEGIRCYDTPNGSAIFRLPEHVDRFFKSAKLYSMKMQFSKKAISEGIIKTVKAGGLKESYIRPLAYYGYGTMGLTPTQNKVDVSIACWEWKMGESKAGKFSGAKCKISSWIKIDSRFQPMQAKAASNYANAALARMEALENGYDEAIMLNSHGKVAEGSAENIFVVKDDIIQTPPLSAGCLEGITRDSIIQIIEENSGFVVERNLERDDLYAADEIFMTGTAAEVKSVTQIDKVKIGNGKMGGITKEIQKSFTDVIMGKDERFLPWLTYI